In Pleuronectes platessa chromosome 4, fPlePla1.1, whole genome shotgun sequence, the following proteins share a genomic window:
- the ubac1 gene encoding ubiquitin-associated domain-containing protein 1 isoform X1, with protein MFVQEEKIFAGKVLKIHICTMDGAEWLEEVTEDTTVDKLKEKCLKHYVHGSLEDPKTLTHHKLIHAATERVLTDTKTVADENLKDRDVLLLIKKRPPPTAPKMAEVSSDEKKKQDNKAPDKDAILKATGNLSTRHTDRTVTQHNIRDFQTELRKILVSLIEVAQKLLALNPDAVELFKKANAMLDEDEEDRVDETALQQLTEMGFPESRAIKSLRLNHMSVTQAMEWLIEHVDDPSIDTPLPAQDSSGSAGATTGATAGSSASASACGPNLLRSLSGQSSTEESGRQDELTEIFKRIRRKREFRPDSRAVIALMEMGFDEKEVVDALRVNNNQQDAACEWLLGDRKPSPEDLDKGIDTNSPLFQAILENPVVQLGLTNPKTLLAFEDMLENPLNSTQWMNDPETGPVMLQISRIFQTLNRT; from the exons ATGTTcgtccaggaggagaagatatTCGCCGGGAAGGTGCTGAAGATCCACATCTGCACCATGGACGGCGCGGAGTGGctggaggaggtgacggaggacACCACCGTGGACAAACTGAAGGAGAAGTGCTTGAAACAT tATGTACACGGAAGTCTAGAAGACCCCAAAACGCTTACCCACCACAAACTTATTCATGCTGCTACAGAAAGAGTTCTCACAGACACTAAAACAGTCGCTGATGAAAATCTCAAAGATAGAG ACGTTTTGCTGCTCATAAAGAAAAGACCCCCACCGACTGCTCCAAAGATGGCAGAAGTTAGTTCAGATGAAAAG AAGAAACAAGATAACAAAGCTCCGGACAAAGATGCTATTCTTAAAGCCACCGGCAACCTCTCCACCCGCCACACTGACCGCACTGTTACCCAGCACAATATCAGAGAC TTTCAGACAGAGCTCAGAAAAATCTTGGTTTCTCTCATTGAAGTCGCCCAGAAGCTTCTTGCCTTGAACCCTGATGCTGTTGAACTCTTCAAAAAGGCAAACG CGATgttggatgaagatgaagaggatcGGGTGGATGAAACGGCGCTTCAGCAGCTAACTGAGATGGGTTTCCCTGAGAGCAGGGCCATCAAATCTCTCAGACTAAACCA CATGTCAGTGACCCAGGCCATGGAGTGGCTGATTGAACATGTAGATGACCCCTCTATAGACACCCCACTACCAGCCCAGGACTCATCTGGGTCAGCAGGAGCCACGACAGGAGCCACGGCAGG TTCCTCCGCCTCCGCTTCAGCCTGTGGTCCCAACCTTCTCCGCAGCCTCTCCGGCCAGTCGAGCACAGAGGAGAGTGGCAGGCAGGACGAGCTCACGGAGATCTTCAAGAGGATCCGCAGGAAACGGGAGTTCAGACCGGACTCAAGA GCTGTCATTGCATTGATGGAGATGGGCTTTGATGAGAAGGAGGTGGTTGATGCTCTGAGAGTCAATAACAACCAACAGGATGCTGCG TGCGAGTGGCTATTGGGAGACAGGAAACCTTCTCCAGAGGATCTAGACAAAGGCATCGACACCAACAGCCCACTGTTCCAAGCCATCCTGGAGAATCCAGTGGTCCAGCTGGGTCTAACCAATCCCAAGACTCTGCTCG
- the ubac1 gene encoding ubiquitin-associated domain-containing protein 1 isoform X2 yields the protein MFVQEEKIFAGKVLKIHICTMDGAEWLEEVTEDTTVDKLKEKCLKHYVHGSLEDPKTLTHHKLIHAATERVLTDTKTVADENLKDRDVLLLIKKRPPPTAPKMAEVSSDEKKKQDNKAPDKDAILKATGNLSTRHTDRTVTQHNIRDFQTELRKILVSLIEVAQKLLALNPDAVELFKKANAMLDEDEEDRVDETALQQLTEMGFPESRAIKSLRLNHMSVTQAMEWLIEHVDDPSIDTPLPAQDSSGSAGATTGATAGATAGATAGANLLRSLSGQSSTEESGRQDELTEIFKRIRRKREFRPDSRAVIALMEMGFDEKEVVDALRVNNNQQDAACEWLLGDRKPSPEDLDKGIDTNSPLFQAILENPVVQLGLTNPKTLLAFEDMLENPLNSTQWMNDPETGPVMLQISRIFQTLNRT from the exons ATGTTcgtccaggaggagaagatatTCGCCGGGAAGGTGCTGAAGATCCACATCTGCACCATGGACGGCGCGGAGTGGctggaggaggtgacggaggacACCACCGTGGACAAACTGAAGGAGAAGTGCTTGAAACAT tATGTACACGGAAGTCTAGAAGACCCCAAAACGCTTACCCACCACAAACTTATTCATGCTGCTACAGAAAGAGTTCTCACAGACACTAAAACAGTCGCTGATGAAAATCTCAAAGATAGAG ACGTTTTGCTGCTCATAAAGAAAAGACCCCCACCGACTGCTCCAAAGATGGCAGAAGTTAGTTCAGATGAAAAG AAGAAACAAGATAACAAAGCTCCGGACAAAGATGCTATTCTTAAAGCCACCGGCAACCTCTCCACCCGCCACACTGACCGCACTGTTACCCAGCACAATATCAGAGAC TTTCAGACAGAGCTCAGAAAAATCTTGGTTTCTCTCATTGAAGTCGCCCAGAAGCTTCTTGCCTTGAACCCTGATGCTGTTGAACTCTTCAAAAAGGCAAACG CGATgttggatgaagatgaagaggatcGGGTGGATGAAACGGCGCTTCAGCAGCTAACTGAGATGGGTTTCCCTGAGAGCAGGGCCATCAAATCTCTCAGACTAAACCA CATGTCAGTGACCCAGGCCATGGAGTGGCTGATTGAACATGTAGATGACCCCTCTATAGACACCCCACTACCAGCCCAGGACTCATCTGGGTCAGCAGGAGCCACGACAGGAGCCACGGCAGGAGCCACGGCAGGAGCCACGGCAGGAG CCAACCTTCTCCGCAGCCTCTCCGGCCAGTCGAGCACAGAGGAGAGTGGCAGGCAGGACGAGCTCACGGAGATCTTCAAGAGGATCCGCAGGAAACGGGAGTTCAGACCGGACTCAAGA GCTGTCATTGCATTGATGGAGATGGGCTTTGATGAGAAGGAGGTGGTTGATGCTCTGAGAGTCAATAACAACCAACAGGATGCTGCG TGCGAGTGGCTATTGGGAGACAGGAAACCTTCTCCAGAGGATCTAGACAAAGGCATCGACACCAACAGCCCACTGTTCCAAGCCATCCTGGAGAATCCAGTGGTCCAGCTGGGTCTAACCAATCCCAAGACTCTGCTCG